The Pygocentrus nattereri isolate fPygNat1 chromosome 1, fPygNat1.pri, whole genome shotgun sequence genome window below encodes:
- the si:ch73-196l6.5 gene encoding riboflavin transporter 2: protein MSLLTHVLACLFGMGSWVTICGLWVELPLIVPQVPEGWYLPSYLSVLIQVANIGPLFVTLMHRFQPGKLNEVAVIYVIVSFGMLASLLLGFFWKETVMVQGVQRSVPLLLLTFFISIVDCTSSVTFLPFMMQLKPEYLTTYYIGEGLSGLVPAIVALIQGVGVMHCVNGTQNLNLNEAAQLQGRNESVEPLDYLVPLYLPAKFSAEAFFFFLAAMVLVCLVAFLLLNHLPAVTRERSVSRSRRGVGARNAIALERKHMMDSLKDEQKIDSKFGTGTYSWPQVVYIFVILAWANALTNSVLPSIQSYSCLPYGNQAYHWSATMASVANPVACFIAMFYSQRSLVLMGFLSGFGSLIGMYIMGMAVLSPCPLLVKNTTGIVLIVAAWTVFVLTLSYVKVMVAVILRDEGHSALVWCGAVVQLGSMLGAVIMFPLVNVYSLFSSGDPCNTKC, encoded by the exons ATGTCTCTGCTCACTCATGTGTTGGCTTGTCTGTTTGGCATGGGATCCTGGGTGACCATCTGTGGGCTTTGGGTTGAGCTGCCACTCATCGTGCCTCAGGTTCCTGAAGGCTGGTACCTTCCCTCCTACCTCTCGGTCCTGATCCAAGTGGCTAACATCGGACCTCTGTTTGTCACTTTGATGCACCGATTCCAGCCAGGAAAGCTCAATGAAGTTGCTGTCATCTACGTCATTGTCAGTTTTGGGATGCTGGCAAGCCTTCTCCTGGGTTTCTTTTGGAAGGAAACAGTCATGGTACAAGGAGTTCAGCGCAGTGTTCCTCTCCTGCTTCTAACCTTCTTCATCTCCATAGTGGACTGCACCTCGTCTGTAACTTTCCTGCCCTTCATGATGCAGCTGAAGCCAGAGTATCTCACCACCTATTACATAGGTGAAGGGTTAAGTGGCCTTGTTCCAGCCATAGTGGCTCTGATTCAGGGAGTGGGTGTCATGCATTGTGTCAACGGCACTCAGAACCTAAATCTCAATGAGGCGGCACAGCTCCAAGGCAGGAATGAGTCAGTGGAACCCCTTGACTACCTCGTACCACTCTACCTACCTGCCAAGTTCTCAGCTGAggccttctttttctttctggcaGCCATGGTACTTGTTTGCTTGGTGGCCTTCCTACTTTTGAACCACCTTCCAGCTGTGACTCGAGAGCGTTCCGTCAGCCGGAGCCGCCGTGGCGTCGGCGCAAGGAATGCGATCGCTCTAGAGCGGAAACATATGATGGATTCCCTGAAAGATGAACAGAAGATCGACAGCAAGTTTGGAACAGGAACATACAGCTGGCCACAAGTAGTGTACATCTTCGTCATCCTGGCCTGGGCAAATGCTCTGACCAACTCGGTGTTGCCATCCATTCAGTCCTACTCATGCCTGCCTTATGGAAACCAAGCCTATCATTGGTCAGCCACTATGGCCTCTGTAGCAAACCCTGTGGCTTGCTTCATTGCCATGTTCTACTCCCAAAG GTCGTTGGTGCTGATGGGTTTTCTAAGTGGCTTTGGTTCACTTATTGGGATGTATATCATGGGCATGGCAGTGCTGAGCCCCTGCCCGCTGCTGGTCAAAAACACCACTGGAATTGTTCTAATA GTGGCAGCCTGGACCGTCTTTGTTCTCACACTGTCCTATGTGAAGGTAATGGTTGCAGTGATCCTGCGTGATGAAGGCCACAGCGCCCTGGTCTGGTGTGGAGCAGTAGTGCAGTTGGGGTCGATGCTGGGGGCTGTTATAATGTTCCCTTTAGTCAACGTGTACAGCTTGTTCTCCTCAGGAGACCCATGTAACACTAAGTgctga